In one candidate division KSB1 bacterium genomic region, the following are encoded:
- a CDS encoding FadR family transcriptional regulator — translation MNEIEKGSSLGGGTESSARAEMREIPFVPVHREESLSLKVEKQIRDAILRKVFLPGERLPSELELCEAFGVSRTAVREALRMLSARGLVEIRKGSGAYVAELSPAIVVDPFAHLLEMKCGPESHLHLVQVRKFLEPDVARLAACQRSDEDLRILRQQLAIMEATFDGAPDEMILADIEFHRQLAAISRNPLVPIVLEPLFQLLPRFISDTYKQERAPDLAIRYHRRILEAVEKRDGDGAYQAMREHLEKAEEHARIFLQKSGILHSDPRE, via the coding sequence ATGAATGAAATCGAAAAGGGATCTTCGTTGGGGGGAGGGACGGAATCCTCGGCGCGGGCTGAAATGAGGGAAATCCCCTTCGTCCCGGTCCATCGCGAAGAGTCGCTCAGCTTAAAGGTCGAGAAACAGATCCGCGACGCCATCCTGCGGAAGGTATTCCTTCCCGGCGAACGGCTGCCGAGCGAGCTGGAGCTGTGCGAGGCTTTTGGGGTAAGCCGGACGGCCGTGCGGGAGGCGCTGCGGATGCTCTCGGCCCGCGGCCTGGTGGAAATCCGCAAAGGAAGCGGCGCCTACGTCGCTGAACTTTCACCCGCCATCGTCGTCGACCCGTTCGCGCACCTGCTGGAGATGAAATGCGGGCCCGAAAGCCATCTGCATCTCGTCCAGGTGCGGAAGTTCCTCGAACCCGACGTCGCCCGGCTGGCCGCCTGCCAGCGGTCAGACGAAGATCTGCGCATCCTGCGCCAGCAGCTGGCGATCATGGAAGCGACGTTCGACGGAGCGCCCGACGAGATGATCCTGGCCGACATCGAGTTCCACCGCCAGCTGGCGGCCATCTCCCGCAACCCTCTGGTGCCCATTGTCCTTGAACCCCTCTTTCAGCTCCTCCCTCGCTTCATCTCCGACACGTACAAGCAAGAGCGAGCCCCTGACCTGGCTATCCGGTACCACCGCAGGATCCTCGAAGCCGTGGAGAAGCGGGACGGCGATGGCGCCTACCAAGCGATGCGGGAGCATCTGGAAAAAGCCGAGGAGCATGCGCGCATCTTTCTCCAGAAAAGCGGTATCCTTCACTCGGACCCCAGGGAATAA
- a CDS encoding TRAP transporter substrate-binding protein, with protein MGRSPALVRSLVLLAAGTLLVGCGRRSPQTLRLAHSLDRGHPVHMALEYLAQRVWDLSRGTLKIQVYPDGELGNEWECVESLQIGSLDMAKVSASTLENFVPEMALFSLPYVFEDEAHKWQVLEGPVGRQILEDCARYSLRGLCYYETGSRSFYLVNRRVTGPDDLRGLVIRVIPSYWSMRMIEIFGASPAPIVFRELADAFERGLVDGAENNLPTFRSAGHHRLCRYFVLDEHSSPPDVVVVSMETWSKLSKQQRMWLVSAAKASSNYHRKLWAEAMARDQQEVIRAGVEMVSVDRKAFRERVQPLYDELREHNPDLYALVKRVERDRTGPLEERTP; from the coding sequence GGCAGGGACCCTCCTGGTCGGCTGTGGCCGGCGGTCTCCCCAGACCCTCCGGCTGGCCCACTCCTTGGATAGGGGACACCCCGTGCACATGGCCCTGGAGTACCTGGCGCAAAGGGTATGGGATCTCTCGCGCGGGACACTGAAAATCCAGGTTTACCCAGACGGCGAGCTTGGCAATGAATGGGAGTGTGTTGAATCGTTACAGATTGGCTCCCTGGATATGGCCAAGGTCTCGGCAAGCACCCTTGAGAACTTCGTGCCAGAAATGGCCCTTTTCAGCCTGCCATATGTGTTTGAGGATGAGGCGCACAAGTGGCAAGTACTGGAGGGACCCGTCGGACGGCAGATCTTGGAGGACTGTGCAAGATATTCGCTCCGGGGCCTCTGCTACTACGAAACGGGCTCCCGCTCCTTCTATCTGGTCAACCGGAGGGTAACGGGACCTGACGATCTTCGCGGGCTCGTCATTCGGGTGATCCCCAGCTACTGGTCGATGCGGATGATCGAAATCTTCGGCGCCTCTCCGGCCCCGATCGTGTTCCGCGAACTGGCGGACGCTTTTGAGCGCGGCCTTGTGGACGGCGCGGAGAACAATCTCCCCACCTTCCGGAGCGCCGGTCACCATCGATTGTGCCGCTATTTCGTCCTCGACGAACACAGCTCCCCGCCCGACGTCGTCGTTGTGTCCATGGAAACATGGAGCAAACTGAGCAAGCAGCAGCGAATGTGGCTGGTTTCGGCTGCCAAAGCCTCCTCCAACTATCACCGGAAGCTATGGGCAGAAGCGATGGCTCGGGATCAGCAGGAGGTGATCCGGGCAGGGGTGGAAATGGTTTCGGTCGACCGCAAAGCCTTTCGCGAACGTGTCCAGCCTCTTTACGATGAGCTGCGCGAGCACAATCCCGACCTATACGCTCTTGTGAAGCGGGTCGAAAGGGACCGTACGGGTCCTCTCGAGGAGCGGACACCGTAG